Part of the Zonotrichia albicollis isolate bZonAlb1 chromosome 2, bZonAlb1.hap1, whole genome shotgun sequence genome, CTCAGAATGTATGGGGTCCTCAGGGAATGACATCTGTCTGGTTCCAGGCTGTAGAAACTCCATGTGCAAATGTCCCGTGCAGTGTGAGCATGCCAGGCTCCAGCCAGGCTGATGTATGGgtgaggaggagaaggatggggcaatgtccggtttatctcggctgtttgaggggcctggaaggcccgggggtggccttggggcagcccgcgtgtcgaaggacgagaagaggcttcagttcttctttctggttttatgtttattaattgtttatctaaaagatgttctttcagcctaacaaagatccgctcagcagtcagccatgggcacactgtgccgtcccacggaccgccacgtatctttataccccttgccacgtatacaatatttatcatttttccccaataccatctattcttatagcttggtgtactcttagtaataaccaatccaaaggtgccaccgtggccaaaaaagatggaggagaggaggaagaagaaggagggcaggacacaccccaattcctccatcttactcctctaaacccccctgtacataaatcctaaaccctgtttctcaccctctaattagctaatctttccacccttcaccccggtgaggccctcttatcttcataaaggtgtcgtctcccgtgtagggtcaaagtcctgccaccagacacttctggcagcattccaggactcccgggccccccaagggtggtctcgggggccctgcatcccgggactcaaatcctgagatcccacagggcAAGGGATGCACTGAGCTCCAGGGAGACACTGGGCTCAGCACGGCTCATTCCACCTCTAGTGGAACCAAACTCTAGTGCCATTCTAAGCAGACCCTTTGCAGGTGGGGAAACTGAGGTAGGAAATTCCACAGAAAGGGAAACTGAGGTAGGCCCAGGCATGCAGGGCTACTTGTGTGTTTTTTTGGGATGGCTGATTCCACAGATTTGAGTCCTCCAGCCCTTGGAAGCCTCAGCCTGGatcactgggtgccagggtagCTCCATGACAGGGTCCTGCACCTCAGCCCTTGCTTCCCATCCATACATTGCAGCAGGACCCCAGGCAAATGACCATGAGGAGACAAGAGATATCCCAGAAGTGTTTCCTTCCTGTTTGCCCTCATTATCCCCCTGGAAAAGATGAGGTAATTAAGGAGCTACCGTGTTGCAGGTTGTTGCTGCCTGATTAGATTAAAGCAATGTAATTTGGGACTAAGAGCGGTGCTGAGAGGAAATGGATGGATGGCTTCCCAACTGGAgttgggcagagctgccagctctaccttccatccatccttccatcctctgctgccctgcaccTTGCTCCAGGGATACTGCTGGAGGGTTTTCAGGGATGCTGCtttggggcactggggacaccacTGTTTTCTCACCCCTACAGAgagattttcctggggaattgtgactgtggggcagagggaaggagcctggagcagtgtGGAGGGTGACAGAGACAGGGTGACAGGGTGTCAGCAGTGTAACAGCCTGTTGCAGAGCTGAAGGGTGTTAGGGATGCTCCTGGCAGAGTGGGAACAGGGATGCTGCCTCTATTTcccccagctctgtggggaggaTTCCCTGGGAAATTGTGGCCTGGGGGAAGGAGCAATgtggggaacagggacagggtgacaggGTTTGAGCAGTGTAACATCCCATAAGTGGGATGGCAGAGCTGAAGAGTATCAGGGATGCTCCTGGGTGGTGGAAACAGGGAcgctgcccagctctgtggggaggaTTCCATGAGAAATCGTGGCTTTGGCCCCAGGGGAAGGAGCGGTGTGGGGAACAGGAACAGGGTGACAGGGTTTGAGCAGTGTCACtctgcccacagcacagctggtgacctgctgccttcaggagctgcttccctgctcCTTGGCTGAGTTTCCCCATCCATGGCCGGTGTCAGAGCTGTGCtctcctgcctggccctgcccctGGTTGTCAGCCCGGTGTTGCCACAGAGCCGGGCTATATTTAACCACCACggccagagcagccaggggagagcagccccccagggctggagggagctggggcggCTCAGCATTGCTGGAGGTGGGAGAGGAGGATGAATCATGGctcagggatattttgggatatttttaatGCCGCCAGATTGCTCGGCAAATGCTTGGGCAGGGCGGCGCGGGCGCGGGCTGggtgtttgctggcagctgtggctcagCTTGGAGGCCCAGGGGGATCAGCTGCTCCCCGTGGTGTTGTCACTCTGCAGCCATGCATTGGAGAGGTGACAAAGGCAGGGACATCTGTCCCCGTGCACTTGGAAACAGCTCGGGGTGTGATGGGTGGGGGCAAAAGGGGGTCCTGGAGCAGCATCTTCCTCCTTGaaggggaggcaggaggggaaaaTGGTTCCCATCACTTTCCCTGGCAAGGGGAAAGGGctgggaaaaggcagagagagggTGGGTGtgtctgcctgcagggctgtggtggatAGGGAGCGCTTGGACAGGGACAGGTAGCCAGGCACCCTGCAGGTGGGACACAAGGAGAGGTGAGGGTCTCTGCAGGTGGAGGTAGGCTGCCTCCCAGGAATCCAAACGGGATTTTGCTTTTCACCTGTCAAATGTAACAAGATCCAGAGGCTGGTGGCTAAAAATGCACCCTATCTGAAGAGACCTCAGTGGGAGGGAGCCCTGAGCCCCCAGCACTGGCTCTCAGCCTTGCAATGAGGTGACCACATGATCACCCTCCTTATCCAGGGCTCTGCTTGGGAGGGaattccctggggagcagctcccctgtccttgaAGTCTGCAAACCCTCTGTGAGAGACATTGGGGCTGGTGACACAGGCAGCAGGGGGGTCCTTTGCTGTGCCCCAGACCCCTCCTTGCTGTGTTCTGCACTCCCAAGCATCCCAGTCCCTTTGCAACCTGAACCTGCAAAATGCATTGAGAAACATCGGCATGggatgtgggcactgggatgtgcTGCCCACTCAGCATCTTGGAAGCTCTAATTTGATTTGGGGCCCACACTGGGGATGAAGTTGTCCAGACAGAGCGAtgtccagctccatcccaaagGTCATTTCTCAGGCAGGGGCTAATAGACTAATCCACTGCCAAAATTAATTGGGCTCATTTTCCCTGTGCTCACAGATGGATAAGGTCCCATTGGAGGGCAGGAGCCGAGTGAGCTCTGAGAGCTCACTGTGCCGTGGATGCCTCAAGCTCAAGCGGTCACCTCTGGCAGATCATTTACTTGGAATCTTTACAGCAAAGCTGGGCTGGAAGTTCGGCAGGGAGATGATTCATTTCCTCGAGGTTCTTTGGGGAGGGTTGTGGCAGGAGTCTGCCACTGaagcctggctgctgccagcattCCCTGTAGAATCAGCACCCATGGGTGCTGGCAGCGATGGCAGCATCCATCTggggcctccccagcccagcactcccTTGCAAGgcaggctgggggtgctgcagccctgctcagcactcCTCTGGGAGCAGGATGCTCCCAGGCACCTGGAATTGCTTCCTGGATCTCTGGGCCTGCTTTCCCATGGTTAAAGAGTGGGAGGCAGGGCCCAGTTCTGAGTTCTGCTTCATGCAAACTCTACTCAGTGAGTgctcaggtgtgtccccatcAGAGAGACACCCCAAGGTCCCTCAGGAGGGCTGGACATCCCAGTGGGTGCCTCACTGCACAGATCcagcctctgcctgctgccaggggTTTCCTCCTCACCCTTGGGGGTCCTCCATTCATCTCCCAGGAGCAAGGCCAGGAGAAGGGGTGCGAGCTCAGAGACCTGAGACCCTGTGACATCagtgtcctcctcctccaggcCCCCACCCTGCACATGGCAGGTGTGAAATGAACCTTTCTGGAGAGGAAGCTGCCCAGGATGGGATTTCTCTATTTCATAAacacccagagaagctgggggtgccagggaggACAAACCAAGCTTTCACAGCTGGTGGGGGTGGGTGGTGCCACGGGACAGACAGTGCTGATCCTCTTGAAAAAAGTCATGTTTTCACTGCTGGTGAATTCCAtgtgataaaaaaaaaaccaaactgtttttaaatcccagcaggatctATGGAAGCCTGGGATGGGGGCTTGGGAGCCTGTGCTGAGTGGGACAGGATGCATGGGAGCAGGATGCTTCTGCAGCTATcgaaagggaaaagaagggCAAAAACAGCAGGGGAGAGAATGGGCCCTTTTCCACGAGGGAGAGAGCAGGAGGCTGGCCTGTGGCAGGATTTGGCTTTGCCAGAGTGGGGGTGTCTATGTTGGAGCAGAGACAAATCCTTACTCCAAGGAGATGAATGGTGTCATTAATCTTCCACTGGCTCCAGGGAATACTGAGGCAGATGTGGCTCTGGTGCTGCACCCACCATGGGATGCTGGCCAAGGAGAGCTGGCAAAATTCCTGCCAGCACTGAGATCCTGTGGGTCACCCTGTCAGCTCAGGGAGTCTGGCAGGGTGACATCAGTATCCTTGTCCTCTTGGGCCAGAGATACGGTGACAGCAGTTCCTGGGTGGGGACTTCACAGAGCAGGTGTGtgcaccatggggacagggcagggacagggtgcTGTTCACCTGCTCGGCAGGAGCAGcatcctcagctcctggggctgtcaGTGATACCATGCTATGCTGTGtccccttcccagaccctgtcCTTGGATCTGTTCCCAAAGCCCTCTCTCCATGCCCATTTCCAGACAGCATTtccctccagagctgctggatgtgCAGCACCTGGGATGAGGGCGTTgactctgctccagcagccaggaATTGCAATCCCTCTAGGCTTTCTCCTGTTTTAGTGATGTTAATtaaccccctgtgcccccttgGGAAGTGTTACCATAGCTCTGCCCTCCATGGAAGCTGGGATGCAGAGCAGGTGCTGGGAGCTCTCCCTGGGAGAGCTCTGGTCCCCACTGGGTGCAGGTACAGGGCTGTGTGGATCCCAGTGACATTCCTGGTGACAGGCATGGTCTGCTGATGGTTTCATCTCTCCACTGGGGCTGGGGATGTGTGTGCCAATGCAGCCTCATCCAAAGACCCTGACACTTGTGGAGTAGTGATGGATCTGAAGTAGCCCTCACCCAAACTGGAGTAGTGCCTGGATGGTGTGGATTGCTGGGAATAGGACACAGGGGACTCCTCAGCAAAGGGAAAGGCTGTTTATGGCAATAACTGGGATGTGGCTGTGGTTgtggctctggctgtgctggctctgggcccaggctctgtcctggcagagcCTCCAGAGTGGGTCTGCAGCATTCtctgggctgggggacagggtGGGAGGGTGTTGGGGTGaacctctgctctgggctggaggATGTGGACTGGGAGTGGGATGAGTGGGACAAATGGAATTAGTGGGATGAACAAGTGGGACATGCAGGATGAGTGGGGCAAGTGGAAGGAGTGGGACGAGCCATTGAATGGGATGAGCCATTGAGTGGGATGAGTGGGTTGAGCTGGATGAAAGGAACAAGCCATTGAGTGGGATGAGTGGGATGGGAAGGACAAGTGGGGCAAGGAGTTGAGTGGGATGAGCCATCAAATGGGATGAGTTGGATGAACTGGATCAATATAGTGAATAGGCTGGTGTGAGTGGGAGAAGCACTTTAGCAGGATGAGTGGGATAAGTGGAATGAGTGCGATGTCCTTCCTAGCCCACCCTCACTTTCTCTACCTTCTTGCAAGGCTGCAAACCCTCCTGCCAGCATCTGCTGCTGTCTCTTTGTCTTGGGAATATCTTCTTTTAGCTCCTGCAGCTTTCCCCTCACCGTTTCAGGGATGGACCTGTATTTCCAGCCCTAAAAAAGCCACCACCCATGTCCAGCTGCCACCTGTCCATCCCCACACCAGGAATGCCACTGGCATTTGATGCCCCAAGCAGACCCAAGGGACCcgctcaggctctgccccatcttccCCCGCCCCAGGGGGCCACTGTGGAGGATCTGGTGGGACAGAGGGACGGCAGGACAGCCACCTGGCTGAGGCCTGGCTGTATTCTACAGTGCATGTGTCTCCAGTGTGAGTAAATGACTGGAGATGCGGCCCTGTTGGAATAACATCCAGTGCCCATGTCTTCAGCGGAAGCACCCTCACCCCCAGCCACGCTCCCAGTGCCACGTGGATCTGGCCCTGTGGCCAAGGATGCTCCCAGGGTGGGTGGGTGGCATGGCCCTGCACGGGGCTGCTGTCCTGGATGGGGTCATGGGAGGCATGACAGTCCCCAGGTCTGGTTATCAGGAATGGAGCCTGGAGCCACCTGGCAAAGCTGGGGCCAGAGGAAGAGCAAATCCCAACGCCATTATCCAGAGTCTGATTCCCAGCATCTACTGTTTCCATCATAACATCATCCTTATCCCAGTCTCCCAGACAAggctggaggcaggagcagagctgggagggtcACACCACAGAGCCCCCTGTGCCTTCCAGCTTTTCCATGTGTCCCCCAGCTTTTCCATGTGTCCATCCTAACACCTCTGCCCTCCACGGGGTTGTAATCCCCCGATGAGCTTTAATCCATCTCCTTGCCTCATTTCTCTTCTCACTGATGCTTTATGGCATGGCTAGCACTGAGGGCAGTGTGGCTCAGTGCCAAAGCCTCCTCTCCCTTTTTGGGACCTCCCACCTCCCCACATGATGGACATTGACCAGCACAGGAGGGTTTGGCTCCAAAAACGGCACCAGGCATACGGGAGGCCACTGCAAGGGGTCTGGGAGCAGAAGGACCTGTGCCATGGTGGGGGTCAGAGAGGGTGGGTGCTGCAGTGCCCTTCTCCATGGAATCAACCCCCAGtgagcccctgctctgctcttgtcCCTGCAGGATGCTCTGCTGAGCCTGGGGGCTGCGCTTGATGCTGCCGCCCTGCGCGATGCCCTCCGCCATGCCCTTGTCACCCTGCTGCCCGCCGTGGTAGGTGGGGGATGCATCTGCATCCCcggggggctgggagggatgtGGAGCAGAGCATCCTCCTTGGCTGGGTGGGATTATGGGGGCGCTGAGACTCCCTGGATTGGGGGAAGCCCTGGAGGGAGCAGAGAGTGGATTATCTGCTGGTTGATGCTGGGGTTCAGCctggggtggtgctggtggtggcCCTGGTGCTCATGGTGGCCCCAGGGTGCTGGTGGtgaccctggggctgctggtggcCCTGATCTGGTGACCCTGATGCTGGTGGTGGCTGGGCATTGTGCCAGTGCCATGCCATGAGCCTCCCCAGCCATGGGTGGGTGTGAATGGGGCACACGTGCACAGGTACCTGTGCACACCTGAGCATGGCTCTGTgcgtgggcagggctgggtttgtgAATGTGTGCATGTGCCACTGTGGGTGCGCACATGTGTTTGTGCACACCTGTGGCTGTGCTCACGTGTTTGTGCACACACGTGTGGCTGCCCCTGTCCCCCAGGAGCACGTCTACATCTACCTGCTGGATGGGGACACACGGCTGCTCTGCGATGACCCCCCCCACGAGCTGCCGCCCAACGGGAAGCTCAGGTGAGCTcggccccctgcccagccctgggcatggATGGGCACACAGGGGTGGCCCAGCTGGAGTGCATGAACAGGCATGCTGTGTATGGAAGGCAGGAGGgtttccatccctgtccccatctccatccccattccATCTCCATGCTTGTGGCCGTCTGCTGTCCCTTCCCATCCTCTTCATCCTGGACATGCACATGTGCACAGGGGCTATGTGtatgtgcagggacacacatgttggcacaggggctgtgtgcgTGCAGGAGCACATACATTTGTGTCCAGGGGCTGTGCATGCATGCAAGGACACACATATGTACACGTGTTGCACAGTCCTtgagcctgtccctgtcccgtgGGTGTCTCTGCCCAGGGAGTTGTCCCTTCCTGGGGGTTGACCTTCCCAGGGATTGCTCAAAgtatccctgtccccacagagaTGCTGTGCAGAAGCAGAAGCGGCTGGAATGTGgggggctgctccctgctgagCTCCCTGGCCGGCACCTGGGACCCCTGGCAGCACCCCTGGCCGCTGGCACGCAAggtgggagctgtgggaaggGTGCTCTTGGTGCACCACCCATGTATGGGGGTGTGGGCCTAGGGCTGGGtggtgggacagggagggggaTTGAGATGGGAgtggatggagggagggagggatggatggatggatggtccATGGGTGGTCAGAGGCAGGGGCTCAGACAGCAGTGTGTGAGTGAGTGATGGTTGCATAGACAGGTGGGTAGAAACAGGATGGAGGCATGAGGGACAGGTGGGCACTGGGACTGAGAGGTGTTCTCAGGGACAAGGAAGCAGAGAGGTGGGCAGATGGATAATGGATGGGTGGGAAGATGAAGAGATGGCTGGCTGACTGGCTGACTGGCTGGGTCATGACACATCAGGATGTAATGGGGTCATGCACCCCAAGAGCTGAGttccacagctccagctgtccCTGGGGCCCACCTGGGACCAACCCTCTCTTGCTTGCAGTGCTCATCATCCCGTTGGTGGACAAGAACAgtggggctgtggtttgtgtcaTCCTGGTGAGTGCAGGAACATGGGtagggctctggggacagggccTGGCCATAAGGGTCCTGACCCCACTCCTGCTCCAGGTACACTGTGGCCAGCTGAGTGACTCAGACGAGCAGAACCTGCGTGCGCTAGAGAGACACGTGAGTGACTCCTTCTCAACTGTGGACCTGCCACCTGGGCACCTGCCAGcctttcccccagccctgctgctccttgtcccctCTGCCCAACCTTGCAGGCCCTGGTGGCAGTCCGGCGCCTGCAAGCCCTGCagaagctgcagccctggccccaggtCAGCCTCTCCACCAGCTCCTCCCAGACCTCTCTGGCCAAGGCTGAGAAGGCACCTGACAGCAGCTACAGTGACCTGGACTGCAagatcctgcagctctgtggtacctggggggacactgggcagggaggggtgTGTGGGCAGGGTGAAGCCAtgctcagcccctcacagcacTGTGACCCTCACGCAGGTGAGCTGTATGACCTGGATGCCGCCTCGCTGCAGCTCAAGGTCATCAACTACGTGAGTAGCTGCTCCAccagccccctgtccccatctgcccccagccccaggacacaccagggagccctgttttatttcaaaacaaGAAAATTCCCCAAAGCCAAGAAAAGCCTCAAGCATCACCCGTGGAGTCATCAGTAGTGACCAGAGTGAGCAGCCTTGTAACAACCATCAATAGTCTCCAGAGTTAAAAGTGCCACTGTCACGCTAAAAGCTCCTTGAGAGAACATCCAGGTTCCTCTCCTGCTCTCTATCATTCTGTACCTCAGTATGACCCTCAGTAGTCCAGAGTGAGCAGCCTTCCCCTTGCCATCAGCAGCCTCCAGAGGGAACCTGCTGCGTCACGGGGAGGAGGTTCTGGGGAGGGGCACCCAGTTCTCTGTGGCATGTGTGGGTGCCTTGGGTACAGGgaggcacaggaggggctggattctgcctggggagtgctcagagcaggctggggtGCTGACCCTCCCCTTAACTCCCCAGCTGAAGCAGGAGACCcagtctctgtgctgctgcctcctgctcgTCTCTGAGGACAACCACCAGCTCTTCTGCCAGGTAGGTGCCACTGGGCCAGCCCCCCAAGCCTGACCCCCACAGAGGACTACAGGTCACCCCCTGGCATGGTGTCTTCCTCATGGGCAACCCCTCCTTCCCATCTTTTCCAGGTGGTGGGGGACCGTGTCCTGGATGAGGAGATCAGCTTTTCAGTGAGTAAGGGGAAGTGGTGAGGGGTTGGGAGGTCTGAGGGTGGGCAATGGGTGCTGTGCACTAACATGTTCCCTTTCCCCACAGCTCACCTTTGGGCGCCTGGGGCAGGTGGTGGAGGACAAGAAGCCCATCACGCTGAAGGACATCAGTGAGGTGGGTACCAGCTCTGTGCCTTCCACGCCTGGGGACACAGGTGTCACCCCAGTGTTCCATGGGGCTTCCTGGAGTGGGCCAGGGGTTCCAGCCCCAtcttccctctccctgcaggaggagcaCAAGCAGCTGAGCAGCATGCTGGGCTGTGAGGTCAcctccatgctctgtgtccctgtcatTAGCCGGGCCACCTCCCAGGTGGTGGCACTGGCATGCGCTTTCAACAAACTCAGTGGGGAGAGGTGAGCAGCGTTTTGGCTGGGActctctgtggggctgcaccCCCTCACTTTTGGGATGCTGGAGCATTGTCCCCATGGAGAAGGGAGGGGACCAATGGGGACGGACAACTAAGGTGTACCCCTGCCAGCTTCACAGACACGGACGAGCACAAGATCCAGCACTGCTTCTGCTACACTTCCACGGTGCTCACGAGCACCCTGGCCTTCCAGAAGGAGCAGAAGCTCAAGTGTGAGTGCCAGGTGAGcatgtgcagggctgtgccatgtGCGTGTGTGCGTGCCCCATCTTGCACTGGTCACTAATGGCATTCTCTCTGTTCCCTCaggccctgctgcaggtggCCAAGAACCTCTTCACCCACCTGGGTAGGTGCACTGGGGAGCACCCGTGGTGAGGGAGTGGAGTGGGGAAGGGGTGATcactccccagccctggagggtgGTAGCAATGGGgtctctgtccccagccagggAGAACCTTGTCCCCTTGTTGGGGAATGGTAACAGAAAGGTGATAGGAGTTGGCATAGAACCTGGCATGCACTGATGCTGCATGGCTGCATGCATGCACATAGCATGACCACAGAGCTCTTAGAAACACGTGTGCACATgtgcagctgcactgctgcacacacacgTGCACTGTTCATACATGCACATGCCCCACActgcccctgtccctctgtgccccccagAATTCCTGCTGGGACCCAGAGCTAAACCCTCCCCCTGCTTTCACTGCATGAGTGGGGAAGAGGGGGCAGCGCTGCCTGGCCTGGGTCCCTGACCCTCCACTGCTACCCCTGCAGATGATgtctctgtcctgctgcaggagatCATTACGGAGGCCCGGAACCTCAGCAATGCTGAGATGTgagtggtggtggtggggcacgtgggtgaggggacacaggggacaccgAGCTCCCCAGTGGGTGAGAATGGCAGCGGGGTGTCTTGCAGATGCTCTGTGTTCCTGCTGGACCGGCTCAGTCACGAGCTGGTGGCCAAGGTGTTCGATGGTGGAGTGGTGGATGACGAGGTGAGCACAGCATGGAGCTGGGGGGCCTGGGGTTGTGTCCCTCCCCACAGGCCTTGCTGTgatctccttcccctgcccacAGAGCTACGAGATCCGCATCCCAGCAGACCAGGGCATCGCTGGGCACGTGGCCACCACTGGCAAGATCCTGAACATCAAGGATGCCTACTCACACCCGCTCTTCTACCGCGGCGTGGATGACAGCACTGGCTTCCACACCCGCAACATCCTCTGCTTCCCCATCAAGAATGAGAGCCAGGGTGAGCCAGGGATGGGGGCGCACTGGGAACAGGGGGCACAGGTCTGGCACAGGTCTGGCCCAGCAGGTGTCTTGCACATGGTGGTTTGGTCACCCATCATGTGAACAGGATGCTGTCCCCAGCATGCAGCATGGCCACAGCatcatccccagcctgtgggCATCAATCCTGTTCAAGCACAGGGGCACAATCCTGgctcagctctgtccccagcatGTGAACCCCCTTCGTCCCCAGCATGTGAGCACctttctgtccccagcccatgGGCTCCATTCTGCCCCCAGCCCGTACACAGAGCACTGCCCCAGCGCATGGGCATGACCCTGTCCCAATCCCATGGTCACAGTCCTGTCCCCAGCATCAGGGCAGCATTCTGTCCTGTGAATGTAGGCATGGTCCTGTCCTGACCCTTGGGCTCAGTGCTGTCTCCTGGCACAAAAGCACAGTTCCTGGATGTggccctgtccccctgcaggCAAACACAGCACTGACCCCAGCACATGGACGTGATCTTGTCCTAGTCCATGGGCTCAGTATGGTCCCTGGACATGATCCTGTCCCCCTACAGACACCCAGCACTGTCCCCCAGCCCATGACCATGATTCTGTCCCAGCCCATGGGCACAGCACTGTCCTTGATCACATGGGCATGATCATGTACCCTGCATGTGGGCACGATCCTGTCCACCAACACATGAGCACAGTACTGTCCCTGGGCATgagcctgtcccagccccacaggctcagcaCTGTCCCCAGAATGTGGGTGTcatgctgtccccagcccacaggcacagcactgTCCCTGCTAGTTGGGCACAACCCTGCCCTAAGCCCACGGGCACGGTGCTGTCCCCAGCATACAGGCATGACCCTGTTCCCAGCATGAGGGCCTGATATTCCTGCTGTCCCCCCTCTGCTCCAGAGGTCATTGGGGTGGCAGAGCTGGTCAACAAGATCAATGGCCCTTGGTTCAGCAAGTTCGACGAGGACCTGGCCACTGCCTTCTCCATCTACTGCGGCATCAGCATCGCCCATGTATGTGCTGGGGGTCCTCCACTTGGAGGGGGTCACACACAGtgtgtgctcccagctctgccacagcacaGAGCGATGgggggatgtgtgtgtgtggtccCCATTCCTTGGGGACAAGTGGTGGTGGccctgggatgggaagggaattGAAGGGAATTCATGGGCACAAAGATGTGCTGTGGTgccagggtgggctggggggtgCTGGAGGTGTCTGCCAACCCCCAGCACTCCCATCCCTGATCCtgccctgcagtccctgctgtACAAGAAGGTGAATGAGGCACAGTACCGAAGCCACCTGGCCAATGAGATGATGATGTACCACATGAAGGTGAGGTAGCatgaggacagggacagggatggggacccGCACTGCCAGCATGGTGCCCCCACCCTTTATCCCAAGGTGGTCACACAGCTGGGTGGTGGTGATACCCCAGggctctctgctctccccatggtTCTTGTGGCCTTTgggacacctggtgacatctgGCCACAGAGTGGGTGACTGGCTATGGCTCCTGCAGGTGTCTGATGATGAGTACACCAAACTGCTGAGCGAGGGCATCCAGCCTGTGTCCACCATTGACCCCAACTTTGCCAGCTTCACCTACACACCACGCTCACTGCCTGAGGACGACACCTCCATGGTGAGGACCATGGGGACAACTCTCAACTGCCACCATCCCCTGCCTGGCCTCGGTCAGGTCATATATCCCAACCCTGGGGTGCTGGGGTGCTGGGGTGCTGGGGTGCTGGGGTGCTGGGGTGAAGGGATGTGGTTGCACCCCTGAGCATCTTCCTGCTGAGCAGGGGCGAGGGTGGCTCGTGGGGGACCTTGCTGGGCATTGTCATTCCTTGCCACTCCCTCTATCCCTTCTGCCAGGCCATCCTGAGTATGCTGCAAGACATGAATTTCATCAACACCTACAAGATGGACCGTCAGACGCTCACCAGGTGAGTCTTTATCCCTGTCCACCTTCCCTGTCTCCATCCTCATTTCCATCCCCATCCACCTACCTCATCCCCTCCATctccttccctgtccctgtccccatccacATCCTCATCCCTGTCCACCTTCTCTGTCCCCTATCCATATCCTCATCTCTATTCCTATGCCCATCCCCATGCAGAAAACTGTCTACCT contains:
- the PDE2A gene encoding cGMP-dependent 3',5'-cyclic phosphodiesterase isoform X1 — translated: MGTLQDSDALLSLGAALDAAALRDALRHALVTLLPAVEHVYIYLLDGDTRLLCDDPPHELPPNGKLRDAVQKQKRLECGGLLPAELPGRHLGPLAAPLAAGTQVLIIPLVDKNSGAVVCVILVHCGQLSDSDEQNLRALERHALVAVRRLQALQKLQPWPQVSLSTSSSQTSLAKAEKAPDSSYSDLDCKILQLCGELYDLDAASLQLKVINYLKQETQSLCCCLLLVSEDNHQLFCQVVGDRVLDEEISFSLTFGRLGQVVEDKKPITLKDISEEEHKQLSSMLGCEVTSMLCVPVISRATSQVVALACAFNKLSGESFTDTDEHKIQHCFCYTSTVLTSTLAFQKEQKLKCECQALLQVAKNLFTHLDDVSVLLQEIITEARNLSNAEICSVFLLDRLSHELVAKVFDGGVVDDESYEIRIPADQGIAGHVATTGKILNIKDAYSHPLFYRGVDDSTGFHTRNILCFPIKNESQEVIGVAELVNKINGPWFSKFDEDLATAFSIYCGISIAHSLLYKKVNEAQYRSHLANEMMMYHMKVSDDEYTKLLSEGIQPVSTIDPNFASFTYTPRSLPEDDTSMAILSMLQDMNFINTYKMDRQTLTRFCLMVKKGYRDPPYHNWMHAFSVSHFCYLLYKNLELVNYLEDIEIFALFISCMCHDLDHRGTNNSFQVASKSVLAALYSSEGSVMERHHFAQAIAILNSQGCNIFDHFSRKDYQRMLDLMRDIILATDLAHHLRIFKDLQKMAEVGYDSKNKQHRSLLLCLLMTSCDLSDQTKGWKTTRKIAELIYKEFFSQGDLEKAMGNSPLEMMDREKAYIPELQISFMEHIAMPIYKLLQDLFPKAAELYERVASNREQWTKVSHKFTIRGLPSNNSLDFLDEEYDPQVPDPQLNGCLEPEVGQPAEAGAE
- the PDE2A gene encoding cGMP-dependent 3',5'-cyclic phosphodiesterase isoform X2; the encoded protein is MGQGCGHSILCRSQPYQAAASDIRGFLRAGDAAPGPEALQDALLSLGAALDAAALRDALRHALVTLLPAVEHVYIYLLDGDTRLLCDDPPHELPPNGKLRDAVQKQKRLECGGLLPAELPGRHLGPLAAPLAAGTQVLIIPLVDKNSGAVVCVILVHCGQLSDSDEQNLRALERHALVAVRRLQALQKLQPWPQVSLSTSSSQTSLAKAEKAPDSSYSDLDCKILQLCGELYDLDAASLQLKVINYLKQETQSLCCCLLLVSEDNHQLFCQVVGDRVLDEEISFSLTFGRLGQVVEDKKPITLKDISEEEHKQLSSMLGCEVTSMLCVPVISRATSQVVALACAFNKLSGESFTDTDEHKIQHCFCYTSTVLTSTLAFQKEQKLKCECQALLQVAKNLFTHLDDVSVLLQEIITEARNLSNAEICSVFLLDRLSHELVAKVFDGGVVDDESYEIRIPADQGIAGHVATTGKILNIKDAYSHPLFYRGVDDSTGFHTRNILCFPIKNESQEVIGVAELVNKINGPWFSKFDEDLATAFSIYCGISIAHSLLYKKVNEAQYRSHLANEMMMYHMKVSDDEYTKLLSEGIQPVSTIDPNFASFTYTPRSLPEDDTSMAILSMLQDMNFINTYKMDRQTLTRFCLMVKKGYRDPPYHNWMHAFSVSHFCYLLYKNLELVNYLEDIEIFALFISCMCHDLDHRGTNNSFQVASKSVLAALYSSEGSVMERHHFAQAIAILNSQGCNIFDHFSRKDYQRMLDLMRDIILATDLAHHLRIFKDLQKMAEVGYDSKNKQHRSLLLCLLMTSCDLSDQTKGWKTTRKIAELIYKEFFSQGDLEKAMGNSPLEMMDREKAYIPELQISFMEHIAMPIYKLLQDLFPKAAELYERVASNREQWTKVSHKFTIRGLPSNNSLDFLDEEYDPQVPDPQLNGCLEPEVGQPAEAGAE